In a genomic window of Roseiflexus castenholzii DSM 13941:
- a CDS encoding DUF5132 domain-containing protein translates to MANTRSLLTGIALGVGATLAARDVLPLLAPLARPALKQGIKAALLSYERGREMAALLVETLSDIAAEVQVELQTQGAGDPTTVNVRIES, encoded by the coding sequence GTGGCTAATACGCGAAGCCTCTTGACCGGTATTGCGCTTGGTGTCGGCGCAACCCTTGCCGCGCGCGACGTGTTGCCGCTGCTGGCGCCGCTTGCTCGCCCTGCACTCAAGCAAGGAATCAAGGCAGCGCTCCTCAGCTACGAGCGCGGGCGCGAAATGGCGGCGCTGCTCGTCGAAACGCTCAGCGACATCGCGGCGGAAGTGCAGGTCGAACTGCAAACCCAGGGCGCCGGCGACCCAACGACGGTGAATGTGCGCATCGAGTC